The Nicotiana tomentosiformis chromosome 9, ASM39032v3, whole genome shotgun sequence genome contains the following window.
TCAAGTCCTAAGAACCGACCAAGGCAACCCAATATACGCGGAGACCTTACCGAACACCGCgtaacaaaccctatacatatcCGAACCAACCGAGAAGGACCTTCCCATACGAAACATGAAAGAGGAGCTAAAGAAACTGATGGGAAGAGTCCAAAGTGTTGAAAGTGGAAAAGGTGTTGAAGATTTGAATTATGACGACTTGTGTATCCAGCCGGATGTGGAACTGCCGGAGGGTTATaaacctcctaagtttgaaatgttcAATGGAACCGGTGATCCTAAGGTGCATTTAAGAACCtactgtgacaagcttgtagggaTGGGAAAGAATGATAAAATCTGCATGAAACTATTCATGCGAAGTCTTACAGGTGATGTGTTATCCTGGTATATTAGCCAAAACCTGAAGAAGTGGGCAAAATGGGTGAGCATGGCATCTGATTTCATGGATGGATTCAGGTTCAACATAGAGAATGCGCCAGACATTTTCTATATccagaacctcaagaagaagccaacagaaaccttccgcgagtatgttactcgttggagatcagaggTCGCCACTAGAAGAAGAACAAATAAAAAAGTTCTTTGTCAGGACTTAGGATCCACAGTActatgaaagattgatggttatagagaatcacaagttctccgacatcatcaagttgggagaaagaatagaagaagaaatcaagAGTGGTATGGTGACCCATTTTGAGGCGTTGTAAGACACCAACAAAGCCTTACAGTAAGGAGGTATTTCTAAGAAGAAGGAAGTGGGTACCTTGATGGTAGCCCATGGTCCTAAGTCTCCCCTTACCTATCAAACACCttcacccacatatcaaccctcacctccaaaataccaataccctaccactacttaccatacctataatacCCAACCtgtatattaccattcacctcctcccgcccgccaaaactacctaAAGCCAAGACCAAACTTTGACCATAGAactcccagacaatacacccttATCGTTGAACCTATAGCCCAACTATATGAGAGACTGAAAGTCactggttatgtcactcccattcctattgttgttgttgaaactCCTTTCTAGCGGGTTAACCCCAACAAGACTCGTGCCTACCATTCAGGCATGAAGAGTCATACTATCGAAGAATGCTGCATGTTGAAGGACAATATCCAGACACTGATTGACACCaaagttatacaagcaaaggagcCCGCACTGAATATCTGCAATAACCCTCTTCTTGATCATAGGAGcaagggagtgaatgtgataaaAACTAATGAAGAATGCGATCAGGAAGGATCTATTGGACTTATCTGAGAGGGGATGCTCCCAAACCATCTTTTGTCACCCTCTCACAAATTATGGTGCAAACCAGGCACCATTAGAGGTTAAGGTAGTTATGCCCTTCACTATGAAAATTTTGGAGGAATGAGTATAAATACCGCACCGAAATCACATGTAATGGAGACAGTCACTAATGATCTTTGAAGAAAGGTACAGGCAAGGGAATACTCTGTTGTTGATTACCTAAATAAGACTCCCGCCTaaatatccatcttatcactgttGTAAAACTCATATGCGCACAAGGATGCCCTGATAAAGGTGTTAGGTGAAGCTTATATGCCTACCGATATCACTAGTGGGGAAATGGTGAATATGGTGGGGCAAATACTGGAGAATCACAAGATTACTTTGCATGAAAACAAGCTACCACCAGAAGGGTTTAGTCACAACAAAGCATTGCACATCATTGTGCAATATGAAGAGAAGTTCATTTCCAGGGTTCTGATAGACGGGGGTTCGAGTCTGAATATATACCCACTGACTACTTTGAAAAGACTGGGTATAGGCTTGCATGAGATATGGATGGGAAATATGAACGTGAAAG
Protein-coding sequences here:
- the LOC138899158 gene encoding uncharacterized protein, with amino-acid sequence MVNMVGQILENHKITLHENKLPPEGFSHNKALHIIVQYEEKFISRVLIDGGSSLNIYPLTTLKRLGIGLHEIWMGNMNVKAYDGSQRATIIEINLHIQMGPTWFDVEFQVLDISATYNLLLGRPWIHAVGAVASTLNQAVNFK